The Altererythrobacter sp. ZODW24 genome window below encodes:
- a CDS encoding class I SAM-dependent methyltransferase, with amino-acid sequence MGLASWWDKHAAPRMIKLACGAPQIMKLRSFVVPQANGRVFELGCGGGINQEFYNKDAITHFAGIDPGGKLLEYARAAAEAKGWEADIRDGIGEDIPFGDESFDSVVCTYTMCSVQDQVQVVKEMRRILKPGGQLLFLEHGRAPDASVAKWQYRIEPIWKPIAGGCHLTRPITSAVEAGGFAVEPMGAKYAPKTPRPLGWMEWGRAVKAG; translated from the coding sequence ATGGGACTGGCAAGTTGGTGGGACAAGCACGCCGCGCCGCGCATGATCAAGCTGGCCTGCGGTGCGCCGCAGATCATGAAACTACGATCTTTCGTTGTGCCTCAGGCCAATGGCCGCGTGTTTGAGTTAGGCTGCGGCGGCGGGATCAATCAGGAGTTTTATAACAAGGACGCGATAACCCATTTCGCCGGAATTGATCCGGGCGGGAAGCTGCTCGAATATGCCCGCGCCGCCGCCGAGGCGAAGGGTTGGGAAGCCGACATTCGCGACGGGATCGGCGAGGATATCCCGTTTGGCGATGAAAGTTTCGACAGCGTGGTTTGCACTTACACCATGTGTTCGGTGCAGGATCAGGTGCAGGTCGTGAAGGAAATGCGCCGCATTCTGAAACCGGGCGGGCAGCTGCTGTTCCTTGAACATGGCCGCGCGCCCGATGCGAGTGTCGCCAAATGGCAGTACCGCATCGAACCAATCTGGAAACCGATTGCTGGCGGCTGCCATCTCACCCGGCCAATCACTTCAGCGGTCGAGGCAGGTGGGTTTGCTGTTGAACCGATGGGTGCGAAATATGCGCCAAAGACCCCGCGACCATTGGGTTGGATGGAGTGGGGCAGGGCAGTCAAGGCTGGCTAA